Within the Mobula birostris isolate sMobBir1 unplaced genomic scaffold, sMobBir1.hap1 scaffold_1453, whole genome shotgun sequence genome, the region CAACTCCATCACGGgtacaaccctcccatccatcGATGACATGTTCAAGACGGAATGCCTCCGGAAGACAGCATACATTTGAAAGGACCCTCACCAGCTGGGAAATGTCCTGTGCTCATCGGTACCATCAGGATACCGGAGCCGGAAAACTCAACAATTTACAAGCAGTGGCTTCCTCTCCGAAATGAGTTTGCGaaccgtaaacacaaaataaaacaataagcacaaaactcataatgaaaatgccatccccttccgcaattcctccgtctccaccgcatctgctctcaggatgaggattttcattccaggacgagggagatgtcttccttttttaaagaaaggagattcccttcctccactgtcaactctgctctcaaacgcatctctcccattttatgcacatctgctctcactccatcttcccgccaccccactaggaatagggttcccccttgtcctcacctaccaccccaccagcctccgggtccaacatattattatcCGTAActtcgccacctccaacgggatcccatcactaagcacatctttccctccccacctctctccgctttccgcagggatcgctccctacgcgactcccttgtccattcgtcccccacatccctccccactgatctccctcctggcacttatccgtgtaagcggaacaaatactacacatgcccttacacttcctcccttaccaccattcagggccccaggcagtccttccaggtgaggcaacacttcacctgtgagtcggctggggtgacatgCTGCGTCCGGttttcccgatgtggccttttatatattggcgagacccgacgcagactgggagaccgctttgctgatcacctacgctctgtccgccagagaaagcaggatctcccagtgaccacacattttaattcaacatcccattcccattctgatatgtctgtccatggcctcctctactgtaaagatgaaggtacactcaggttggaggaacaacactttatattcagtcttggttgcctccaaccttattctcaaacttccgctaatgacccTCCCCGCcccgtcgtaccccatccgttacttatttatatacacacattctttctctcactctctccttttccttcctctgtccttctgaatataccccttgttcATCCTCTGGGTTTACGCCCCTTCCTCCTTTTACGTCTCACTGGTCCTCCTGTacaatgatcctctcatatccattttgccaattaactgtccagttctaggctccatccctccccatcctgtcttcccctaccattttggatctaccccaacacttccacttaaaaatctcttgctagctcttccttcagttagtcctgacgaagggtctcggccgaaacgtcgactgcatctcttcctggagatgctacctggcctgctgcgttcaccagcaactttgatgtgtgttgcttgaattcccacaccccgtaccgcttGGTTTTACATCCTCCCCAAGATCCATAAGCCTGGCTGTctcggtagacccatagtttctacCTGCTCCtatcccaccgaacttgtatctgcctacctggattCCATTTtatcacccatagttcagtccctccccacctacatccaggaTACATCCCACGCCCTCCACcacttcaataacttccagttcccggttccaaccgcttcattttcccaatggatgtccaatccctgtacccctgcattccccatcaagaaggcgtcaaagccctccgctacatTCTAGATAATatacctcaccagttccccaacaccactaccctcctccggttggcagaactggttcttacacttaataacttctcttttggcccttcccactttcttcagactaacggtgtagctatgggaactcgcatgggccccagctatgcctgcccctTCGTTGGTTATATTGAACAtcctgtgctccaaacctattctggtactgctccccaacttttccttccggacattgacgactacattggtgctgcttcctgcgcccatgctgagctcgtcaatttcatcgactttacttctaacttccacccagcctgCAAATTCACTTGGTTTATCGCGgaaacttctctcccctttctcgatctctcggcctccatctctggagacagactgtccactgatatcttctacaagcccactgactctcataactacctcaatcgtacctcttcccaccccgccacgtGAAAAATGCAAttccctgttccctgttcctCCGtctcgccgcatctgctccgaggatgagatTTTCACTtctaggacatctcaaatgtcctctttgtttaaggatcgtggtttcccttctgctgtcatcaatgatgccctcactcacatctcctccatttcccgcacttcagccctcatcccattctcccgccaccACGGAAGGGACAGAGTTGCCCTTCTACTCAGCTACGACCTCAGCAGCCTCctgatccagcacattatcctccacaacttccgccaccttcaacaggaccccaccactaagcacatgttaccctctccaccctctcagctttccacagggatcggtccctccgcgactccctggtccacatgtccctccccacggatctcccacccggcacttatctctgtaagcgcaagtgctacacccgtccctacacctcctctcttgccaccattcagagccccaaacagtcctcccaagtgaggcaacacttcacttgtgagtctgttggggtcatctattgcatccggtactCCAGTGTGgcatcctctacatcggtgaaacccggcgcagattgggggaccgcttcgtcgagcacctccggaccgtccgccaaaacagataggatctcccagtagcctcCCACTTCAATTCTCCTtcacactcccattcagatatgtccatacatggcctcctctactgccatgatgaggctaaactcaggttggaggtgcaacacctcatatacagtttaggtagtttccagccccttggtatgaacatacaattctccaacttctggtaattccctccccctcccttcccctaggcctatgtcactctgccccctccctcagctgcctatcacctcccccatggttccgcctccttctactacccattgtgttttcccctattctttcttcaccttttcggcctatcacctccctgcctcccttccctcaactctttatctttccccttactggtttttcatctggaacctaccagccttctccttcccaccatccCCCACCTTCTCTATAGGGCATCTGCCCCTTCACTttcgggcccgaaacgtcgaccgatcttttccacggatgctgcccgacctgctgcatTTCTCCAGGGTGTTGTCAGTATCAGTTTGCGAACGTTCCCATGGTGCTCACCTATTTTTCAGTATTTATTAATTTTCCTTATTTACGTTAATTTTACATCTTTGCACCGCACTGAGGTCACGTTGTAGTTGTACAAAACGTCGGCGAGGAGtacggtgttcagttctggtcgcgctgctgtaggaaagatgccactgagctggaaagagtacagagggagATTCACGAAGATGTTACCGGGACTCGAGggtctgagttatggagagaaggcaagaaggaTGGAACTTTGTTACTTGGAGCGTTGGTATGAAGCCAGGAGAGGCACAGTTTGGGTGAACGTGAAtattctttcccccccccccaccccgccccaccgCCGTTGTGAACTGAGGGCCAGTGCGCACAGAATTGAGGCCAGAGTGGGTGGAGggaaaagagagaggagaggcagagaatggggtccgagggggagagaaaggaggGGAAGCGGAATGAGTTGGGGATAAGAAGGGcggagagagaagaggggaggaaAGGGGGAATAAATGGGGGGAACGGGGCCGGGAAGTGAGACGAGTGCTccagatggggagagggagagtatttggggagaatgtggatgcgagaagaggaggagaatggggtagaagggaggggcagagagggtgggaggggattgaagggatgggagagtgagagtggggtaGATTGAATGGGGAGAAGTTGGGTGTAGTCACTTGATTGAAGTCGGCCCGTCAGGCTGTTGACAGAGATCCTGGATCTCTTCAGGAATATCCGGGTATAAATATGCAGTCTTCTCGCAGATGAATCCATATTTACTTTTGCAATTGTAAATCCATCCGTACGAGTCGCACTTACTGCAGGTGGGCGATCCATGGGACATCTTGTAGAGAAGATAAGAGGCCACATTCCTATCAAAGAGGGTTAGACAATTTCAACAGAGACACAGCAGACCCAGCAGACAACCGGAGAACGTGGCCAAGCTCATCCCTCTAACCTgcgctctccccacagccccttgTCAGACTCTGAACTAATCCCATGATACCGCGCTCTCCGTACAGAGCCAGCTCCAACGCCGTACGAATCCCACTACAGTGCTGTCCCATACAATCCTGAGTCAGTTCCTAAATTAATCCCACCGCACCAGCCTCTCCCGACAAGCCAGTATCAGTCAACAAACTAATCTCAATTTCAAACGCTCTCCCCACATCCTCGTGTCACTCGCAAACCACCGACCTGCAAGAGTCCAAACCTCACCCGTCTctgcattttccaatccagtaaGATCTGTCTGCATAGCCGATAGAGCTGGAAACAAAATCCTGTGAAATTAAATCCCTTCGATTAATGTGCATGTAACGCGCTGGGAAATGTTCCActactaatgtaatggtttctctgcagcagtagtgtgtttgggttatgaccagAGATAACGGGGGCCTTGGGAATGTGCGGCGTCCCATGATGGGAGGaggtttctttcttgtgtgtccgaCAGCGAAGGTTCCTCGGGCTTTATTTCAAGAAAAGATACAGATAGGAAATGCCACAACGGGGAAGTCGTAGACTGCAGGCCTGAGCGGACTTGGAATGGTGTCGGGAGTCGACGACACCCCGGGGGAAATCGATAGAGAACGAACGGACGGGAAGGCAGTAAGATACAACAAGCGTTTTAGACAGATTAGTTAAAATGGGCCTTTTTTCTCCTTGTTTTCTACACTAACCCTACAGTCAAATGAAGAAATATAAAGCTCACAGGttaaattgcatatggtgtacttcTCGTTACTTTGTGCGAGCAATTTGTAACCGGGGAActcatcacgcagcatccatacAAATGATATTTCACAGCATGGACGGGCCGTGGACAGTCTCGCCTCGACCCCGCCCAGACAAACGCATGATGgtcgaacctgagggttacatttGGCCTCTCTTCATGCCTGAACAGGAGAGCATGTGAAGCGTTGGTACAAAGAGGGAATTGCCCAGTCTCGGACCCCTTGAGTGTGCGATGGGACcattgtggagggagcttcactctgtgtctgaccccgggagtgtgtgaagggacggtgtcGAGGAAGTTCCATTCTATGTCTAACCCCGGGAATgaatgatgggacggtgtgcagggaaTTTCACTCTACGTCTGATCTccggagtatgtgatgggacagtgtggaaggagcttcactctctgtctgaccccaggagtgtgtgatgggaaattgTGGTcggagcctcactctgtgtctgcccccgggagtgtgtgaagcgACGGTGTCGAGGGCGTTGCACTCTacgtctgacctcgggagtgtgttgTGGGACGGtttggagagagcttcactttgtgactgaccctgggactgtgtgatgggacggtgtgaagggaaaTTCGCTGAGTGTCtcatcccgggagtgtgtgatgggacggtgtggagggaaattcactctgtgtctgactcctggAATGTGTGATTTGACGGTGtcgagggagcatcactctgtgtctgatcccaggagtctgtaatgggacagtgtcgtgggAGCTTAACTCTGTGTTGGACTTCGGCTGTGTGTAATgcgacgatgtggagggagcttcacattgtgtctgacctcgggagtgtgtgatgggacggtgtggagggagcttcgctctgtgtctgacctcgagagtgtgtgatgggacggtgtggagggagcttcactctgtgtcggaccccgggagtgtgtgatgggacgatgtggagagagcttcactctctggCTGACCgcgagtgtgtgtgatgggacagtgtggaaggacaTTCACCGAGTCttccacgggagtgtgtgatggtacgcTGTGGACTGATTTACTGCATGTTAGAACCCGGGAGTATGTGATTGTTATTGGTATCTCTTCTCACGATGTGACACATACCTTTTCCTCCTTTGAATTTATTTCGAGGAGTCTTGCATCAAGGTCTGAGCAATATTCCCTCGCTTCATCATAAGATTTCCCCCACGTGGATATGAAATAACACCGGTCTTTATTTCTCTGCCAGTACTGGGGACACGTTTGCCCTGCAAATCAGGAAATAGTGAATAATTTGCCAGAACGCTCATTTCACCAGCAGGGCTCGGAGAAAGGCAACCTCTCTCTACTCCGTCACATCACAGATCCCGgaatcagacacacagtgaagtaCCCTCCGCAACGTCTTTTCACACAGTCCCGGTGTCAGTAACAGAGTGAAGctgcctccacaccgtcgcatcacacactcccgtggtcaatTACAGCGGCATGCTTACTCCATACTGTGCCATTGTACAATcccatggttaaaaaaaaagtgtagATTCCTAGAAACCGTAACATCAAAGGATTTCCGGGTCAGGCAgggagagaatctccctccaaatGTCGCAGTAAGCACAGCAGGTGACGCTGCTGTCatacggtcccatcacacactcccggtatcagacacagagtgaagctccctctacactgtttcatcacacactccgggcaTCGGACATGgtgtgaatttccctccacaccgtccgatcccgcactcccagggtcagacatagagtgaatctccctccacgccgttccATCACAAACTTCCTGGGTCAGACATAGTGTCATGTTACTCCACGCCGTCCCATTGCACAATCCCAAGGTAAAACACAGTGTAGATCCTTTGAAACAGCAACATCACTGATttccgggtcagacacagagggaatcaccccgcacaccgtcccatcacacagctcTCCGcctcctccctccccgtctctcaccGCCGCGGATGAGGAGCAAGGGGAAGCGGGGGACGTTATCTCACCTCTTCTGCTGGTGAAGTATTGGCAAATCTGAGCTTTGTTTTCGGAGATGGTTCTGTACTTCGTTTTGAGCTGCTGGAATTGATGACGGAGATCGATTTGCGTTCGATTCAGCTCTGAGAGATCGGAGTTGaggacggtaatgttgttttcgAGTTTGGAGAGGTTGTTGTTGAGGACGGAAATATTCTTCAGACAGTTTCTCTGGGAGAGATCCAGGCGGGAATTCTCAGATGTCCTGGATTTAAGGGTTGAGTTCAACTCACGGACTTGCTGCTGACATTGGCGTTGGGTCCTGTTCATCTCCTGATGTTGTTCCCAAAGTCTCCGGTAGTTTCGGTCGGAGGTGATCGGAGACTGACGAGTCCGTGATACTGAGGGTGATAGTAAGGAGTGTGTCAGTGACACGGTGTGAGGTGTGTCTGtgtcagagtgaggggtgtgtcggtcaCAGTGATGGGTCTCACTCTGACACGGTGTGAGAAATGTCGGCGTGACGCAGAGGGGTGCATCAGTGTCACGGAGAGAGTTGTGTCATTGTCACAGTGAGTGAAGTGTCCGTGTCACGGTGAAGGGACGGCAAATGTTACGGTCTGGAGTGTGTAAGAGTCACAGTGAGGAGAGTGTCGGTGCCACGGTGACGGGACTGTCGGTGTTACAGTCAGGGGCGTGATGATGTCACAGTGTGGAGCGTGCATGAGTCACAGTGAGGGGCGTGACGCTGTCACTCTGAGAGcagtgtcagtgacagtgtggggtgtgtaagTGTCACGGTAAGGGAAGTGCCGGTGTAATAGTTTGAGCTTGACAGTGTCACGGTGCGGGGTATGTGTCGTGTCACGGTGAGGGATATGTGTCGGTTTCACGGTGAGTAATGTATCGGTGTCACTGTGCTCGCAGTCTCAGTGTCAAGTTGTGGGGagtatcggtgtcacagtgagggaacAGTCAATGTCACGGTGCGGAGAGCTTCGGGATCACGGTGTTGGAAGTGCCAATGTCGCAGTGAGTGGTGTGGTGGTGTCACAGAGAGGGGATTGCCGGTGTCACAGTGATGTGAGTGTCGCTATCACGCAGATTGCTctgtcactgttacagtgaacgGTGTGTCGGTGTGACAATGAGCGGTTTATCAGTGTTACGGAaagggttgtgtcggtgtcacCGTGAGTGAAGTGTCGGTGTTACGGTGGAGGGCGTGTCAGTGTTTCTATGTGCAGTGTATAAGTGTCACGGTGAAGAGAGAggcggtgtcacagtgagggaagtgtccgtgtcacagtgagggggagtgtcagtatcacggtgtgGGCCGTGAGAATTTCACGGTGTGGGGACGGCCGGTGTCACGGTGAAGGGTGTTACTGTATCCTTGTGAGGGGAGACTCAGTCTTatgatgtggggtgtgtcggtgtcactgtggggggcgtgtcggtgtcacggtgaggttaTGCGCTAACACTTCATCCCACTCTGTTTGTTTATGGTCTGACTCCTGCCGGAGCTCGTTCGACTCACCATGGATCGAGAGGCCGGCCACTATCGCGACGAGGATGGATGTAACGAGGCAGAGTAGGCAGATCTTATGGTACGCTCTATTTCCGATGTTTTCTTTCGACTCTTGTTTATGCGGACCTGTAGAGAGAACTTTCAGTTTGTGCGTGAATTCAGCCGTGACTCCCACTGGGACTCGCTTCCACCCACGATCCACGCTGTCTCCTTCCATCAcgatcaccctctccctctctcaatctCAGCTATTGTCAGCCGTCGTCGCTGAGAGTCCAAATTCCTTGGCTTGTGTTTGGCTGACAGGAGTCTGACGGATTCCAGAGATCAGTCGGATCTCCCCGGAGCCTCCTCCGCTCTATAGGAAGCAACCCATGTGTCCGACCTCTCGTTGTAACACATGCCatcgaatccaggcagcatcctgttacaCCTCTCTGGTGGGTACCCAGCGCCTTGACATACTTCCGATAATCTGGTGACCAGAGCTGCATACGAAACGCCTGATTCATACTAACTGGTGatgtttataaagttgcaacataactcccTGACATTTGtattcaatgcctcgactaataaagacaagaaTTCCTTAAGCCTTCTTGAAGAGCAGATggtatctaacaagcctgatagagttttttgagaaggtgaccgggcatatagatgagggtatcgATGTGGATGTGATctctatggattttagtaagacatttgacaaggttccacacggcaggcttattgagaaggtcagaaggcatgagatccagggaggtttggccaggtggattcagaaagggcttgCATGCAGAAGGCATAAGGTCGTGGTGGAGGgcatacattcggattggagggttgtgactcgaGGTGTCGCACAAGGATCCGTTCTGGGATCTCTacgtttcgtgatttttattaacgacctggatgtgggggtggaaggCTGGGTTGGCAAGCTTGCAGACGAAACACAGATAAATTGATTACGTggagcaaggaaatggcagaccaattgaatacctactttggttctgtcttcactaaggaggacataaataatcttccctgAATAGTAGGAGACGGAGGGACtagtgagatggaagaactgagggaaatacatgttagtagggaagtggtgttaggtaaattgaagagattaaaggcagataaatccccagggccagatggtctgcatcccagagtgcttaaggaagtagcccaagaaatagtgaatgcattagtgataatttttcaaaattctttagattctggactagttcctgaggattggagggagggtaATGCAACCTCGCTttaaacgagagagagagagagagagagagagagagagagagagagagaaagagagagagaacgggggaattatagaccggttcgcCTGACTTCGGTGgtagggaaaatgctagagtcaaagatgtaataacagctcatttggaaagcggtgaaatgatcggacaaagtcagcatggatttgtgaaaggaaaatcatgtctgacgaatctcatagaatttttgaggatgtaactagtagagtggataggggagaaccagtggatgtggtatatttggattttcaaaaggcttttgacaaggtcccacacaggagagtaGTGTGCAACCTTAAAGCACACGgcattgggggtatggtattgctatggatagagaattggttggcagataggAAGCAAAATGTGTGAATAAACGgtatcttttcagaatggcaggcagagaCTAGTGGGGTGCCTGAAGGCTCAGTgccgggaccccagttgtttacaatatatattgatgatttagatgagggaattcaatgcagcatctccatgtttgcggatgacacgaagctgggcggcagtattagctgtgaggaggatgctaagaggatgcagggtgacttggataggttgggtgagtgggcaaattcatggcagatgcaacttaatgtagataaatgtgaggttatccactttggtgccaaaaacaggaaaacaaattattatctgaatggcggccgattaggaaaagggaaggtgcaacgagacctgggtgtcattatacagcagtcattgaaagtgggcatgcaggtacagcaggcggtgaaaaaggcgaatggtatgctggcattcatagcaaaagg harbors:
- the LOC140192469 gene encoding C-type lectin domain family 9 member A-like; amino-acid sequence: MNRTQRQCQQQVRELNSTLKSRTSENSRLDLSQRNCLKNISVLNNNLSKLENNITVLNSDLSELNRTQIDLRHQFQQLKTKYRTISENKAQICQYFTSRRGQTCPQYWQRNKDRCYFISTWGKSYDEAREYCSDLDARLLEINSKEEKDFVSSSIGYADRSYWIGKCRDGNVASYLLYKMSHGSPTCSKCDSYGWIYNCKSKYGFICEKTAYLYPDIPEEIQDLCQQPDGPTSIK